Proteins co-encoded in one Metabacillus sp. KUDC1714 genomic window:
- a CDS encoding excisionase family DNA-binding protein yields the protein MYLTIKETADYLSLPEELVKSLVLQKKIRSLYDGEEYLIYKNQFQSHLEQVEKYKMLYDEYMKEPIPEDIDVKDED from the coding sequence ATGTATTTAACGATTAAAGAGACAGCTGATTACTTGTCTTTACCAGAGGAACTTGTAAAAAGCTTAGTTCTCCAAAAGAAAATTAGATCCCTATATGATGGTGAAGAATACTTAATTTATAAAAATCAGTTTCAATCACACTTAGAACAAGTTGAGAAATATAAAATGTTATATGATGAATATATGAAAGAGCCAATACCAGAGGATATAGATGTCAAAGATGAGGATTAA